A genome region from Micromonospora peucetia includes the following:
- a CDS encoding 5-(carboxyamino)imidazole ribonucleotide synthase, with the protein MDSRTGLPVVGMVGGGQLARMTHQSAIALGQSLRVLALAPDDGAALVAADVQYGDHTDLAALRTFAKACDVVTFDHEQVPTEHIRTLAAEGVKLFPPADALLHAQDKRAMRERLGELGAPNPAWRPVAEPADLVAFGDGTGWPVVLKAARGGYDGRGVWLVGDAAQADELATTLLAGGTLLIVEERVPLRRELAVQVARSPFGQVAAYPVVETVQRDGICVEVLAPAPGLPEELAVAAQQLAIDLATALGVVGLLAVELFEVADPAAPGGSRLLVNELAMRPHNSGHWTIEGARTSQFEQHLRAVLDYPMGDTSLTAPVVVMANVLGGEPGGMSIDERLHHLFAAEPGAKVHLYGKQVRPGRKIGHVTVLGDDLDDVRTRAARAARWLREGHQ; encoded by the coding sequence ATGGATTCCCGTACCGGTCTGCCCGTTGTCGGCATGGTGGGCGGCGGCCAGCTGGCCCGGATGACCCACCAGTCCGCGATCGCCCTCGGCCAGTCGCTGCGCGTGCTGGCGCTCGCTCCCGACGACGGTGCCGCGCTGGTCGCCGCCGACGTCCAGTACGGCGACCACACCGACCTCGCCGCGCTGCGCACCTTCGCCAAGGCCTGCGACGTGGTCACCTTCGACCACGAGCAGGTCCCCACCGAACACATCCGGACGCTGGCCGCCGAGGGCGTGAAGCTCTTCCCGCCGGCCGACGCGCTGCTGCACGCCCAGGACAAGCGGGCCATGCGGGAGCGGCTCGGTGAGCTGGGCGCACCGAACCCGGCGTGGCGGCCCGTCGCCGAGCCCGCCGACCTGGTGGCGTTCGGCGACGGGACCGGCTGGCCGGTGGTGCTCAAGGCGGCCCGCGGTGGGTACGACGGCCGGGGCGTCTGGCTGGTCGGCGACGCGGCGCAGGCCGACGAGCTGGCCACGACGCTGCTGGCCGGCGGCACCCTGCTGATCGTCGAGGAGCGGGTGCCGCTGCGCCGGGAGCTCGCGGTGCAGGTGGCCCGCTCGCCGTTCGGGCAGGTCGCCGCGTACCCGGTGGTCGAGACCGTGCAGCGCGACGGCATCTGCGTGGAGGTGCTCGCCCCCGCACCGGGCCTGCCGGAGGAGCTGGCGGTCGCCGCCCAGCAGCTCGCCATCGACCTGGCGACCGCGCTCGGCGTGGTCGGCCTGCTCGCCGTGGAACTGTTCGAGGTCGCCGACCCGGCCGCACCCGGGGGCAGCCGGCTCCTGGTGAACGAGCTGGCGATGCGACCGCACAACTCCGGGCACTGGACCATCGAGGGTGCCCGCACGTCGCAGTTCGAGCAGCACCTGCGGGCGGTGCTCGACTACCCGATGGGGGACACCTCGCTGACCGCTCCCGTGGTGGTGATGGCGAACGTGCTCGGCGGAGAGCCGGGCGGGATGTCGATCGACGAGCGGCTGCACCACCTCTTCGCGGCCGAGCCGGGCGCCAAGGTGCACCTCTACGGCAAGCAGGTGCGACCCGGCCGCAAGATCGGCCACGTCACGGTGCTCGGCGACGACTTGGACGACGTACGGACGCGGGCCGCGCGGGCCGCCCGCTGGCTGCGGGAGGGACACCAGTGA
- the purE gene encoding 5-(carboxyamino)imidazole ribonucleotide mutase, producing MSTVGLIMGSDSDWPTMKAAAEVLDEFEVSYEVEVVSAHRTPIKMIDYGRAAADRGLKVIIAGAGGAAALPGMIASVTPLPVIGVPVPLKHLDGMDSLLSIVQMPAGVPVATVSIGNARNAGLLAVRILAAADRPLLDRMSAYQADLEQLVAEKDAALRASLT from the coding sequence GTGAGCACCGTTGGGCTGATCATGGGCAGCGACTCGGACTGGCCGACGATGAAGGCCGCCGCCGAAGTGCTGGACGAGTTCGAGGTGTCGTACGAGGTCGAGGTGGTTTCGGCGCACCGTACCCCGATCAAGATGATCGACTACGGGCGTGCCGCAGCCGACCGGGGCCTGAAGGTCATCATCGCCGGGGCGGGTGGCGCCGCCGCCCTGCCCGGGATGATCGCCTCGGTCACCCCGCTGCCTGTGATCGGCGTCCCGGTGCCGTTGAAGCACCTCGACGGAATGGACTCGCTGCTGTCCATCGTGCAGATGCCGGCCGGCGTGCCGGTGGCCACCGTGTCGATCGGCAACGCCCGCAACGCCGGTCTGCTCGCCGTCCGCATCCTGGCTGCCGCCGACCGCCCCCTGCTCGACCGCATGTCGGCGTATCAGGCAGACCTGGAGCAACTGGTCGCCGAAAAGGACGCCGCCCTCCGAGCCTCCCTAACCTGA